The Deinococcus sonorensis KR-87 genome includes a window with the following:
- a CDS encoding SRPBCC family protein: MDTAINQQQRIISGAAGGLLTLIGARKRGFSGLLMAAAGGYLVYRAATGNDPVMQAAGGGATSAKPIFVEHSIVIDRPAQQVYDYWRQLENLPQIMSHLESVTVLDERRSRWVAKAPLGTHVEWEAEIVNDKPGERIGWHSLPGATVDNAGSVQFENLQAGGTRVHVALSYRPPAGPLGAAVAKLFGEEPSQQIAEDLQKFKQTFESGPTKH; encoded by the coding sequence ATGGACACAGCAATCAATCAGCAGCAGCGCATCATCTCCGGAGCCGCAGGCGGCCTTCTGACCCTGATCGGCGCCCGCAAGCGTGGCTTCTCCGGCCTCTTGATGGCCGCGGCGGGCGGCTACCTCGTCTACCGCGCTGCCACCGGCAACGATCCGGTGATGCAGGCGGCGGGTGGCGGGGCCACCTCGGCCAAGCCAATTTTCGTGGAGCACAGCATCGTGATTGACCGGCCGGCCCAGCAGGTCTACGACTACTGGCGTCAGCTCGAAAACCTGCCCCAGATCATGAGCCACCTGGAAAGCGTCACGGTGCTGGACGAGCGCCGCAGCCGCTGGGTGGCCAAGGCGCCGCTCGGCACCCACGTGGAGTGGGAAGCGGAGATCGTCAACGACAAGCCCGGCGAGCGCATCGGCTGGCACAGCCTGCCGGGTGCCACTGTGGACAACGCGGGCAGCGTCCAGTTCGAGAACCTGCAGGCAGGCGGCACACGCGTGCACGTGGCGCTCAGCTACCGTCCGCCCGCCGGTCCGCTCGGGGCGGCCGTGGCCAAGCTGTTCGGTGAGGAGCCGAGCCAGCAGATCGCAGAGGACCTGCAGAAGTTCAAGCAGACCTTCGAGAGCGGCCCGACCAAGCACTAA
- the gatC gene encoding Asp-tRNA(Asn)/Glu-tRNA(Gln) amidotransferase subunit GatC, translated as MIDAAEVQHLAQLARLDLTAQEQQEMLSDLNKMLGYFEQLSALNTDSVTEMQRPVDLVNVMRDDLPGQMFSQQEALTLAPEQQDGFIRVPRTVEQ; from the coding sequence ATGATTGATGCCGCCGAAGTCCAGCACCTCGCGCAGCTGGCCCGTCTGGACCTGACTGCCCAGGAACAGCAGGAGATGCTCTCGGACCTGAACAAGATGCTCGGGTATTTCGAACAGCTGTCTGCTCTCAACACCGACAGCGTGACCGAGATGCAGCGCCCGGTGGATCTGGTGAACGTGATGCGCGACGACCTGCCGGGTCAGATGTTCAGCCAGCAGGAAGCGCTGACGCTGGCACCGGAGCAGCAGGACGGCTTTATCCGTGTGCCCAGGACGGTGGAACAGTGA
- the serS gene encoding serine--tRNA ligase, with protein sequence MLDLKFIREHPGEVRRAIEQKGVVLDLDDLLRLDRELLDLRQRVEAMQAERNANARLVPKAAPDERPLLIQNGKDLAEALRNLEPELRAHDDALKQLLLRVPQIPLPDVPLGRDDSENVELRREGTVPTFSFTPLDHVALLEQQGWADPERVARVSGSRSYLLKGEAARLELAILTFALDLLADRGFEMLSTTALVRPETFVGSGHFPGGEDQVYKIEGDELMLAGTAEVPVNSLYAGETTLTEADLPLRYAAYSSAFRSEAGSAGRDVRGLIRVHEFKKVEQYVLMRADEGEALQMFQTLLGNAEHILQALELPYRVVQNCTGDMGAGKRLMYDIETWVPSEALYRETHSCSYLGDWQARRTNLRYRDEAGRLHYAYTLNNTGIAAPRILVPFLENHQQADGTVRIPAALQPYMNGRGSIGRPVRTIG encoded by the coding sequence ATGCTGGACCTGAAATTTATCCGCGAACACCCGGGAGAGGTCCGCCGCGCTATAGAACAGAAGGGCGTCGTGCTGGACCTGGACGATCTGCTGCGCCTGGACCGTGAGCTGCTGGACCTTCGGCAGCGGGTCGAGGCCATGCAGGCTGAGCGCAACGCCAATGCCCGGCTGGTGCCGAAAGCCGCTCCGGACGAGCGTCCCCTGCTGATTCAGAATGGGAAGGACCTTGCCGAAGCCCTGAGAAATCTGGAACCGGAACTGCGCGCTCACGATGACGCTCTGAAGCAGCTGCTGCTGCGGGTGCCGCAAATTCCCCTGCCGGACGTGCCGCTGGGCCGCGACGACAGCGAGAACGTGGAACTGCGACGCGAGGGTACGGTGCCGACCTTCAGCTTCACGCCGCTCGACCATGTGGCCCTGCTGGAGCAGCAGGGGTGGGCCGATCCCGAGCGGGTGGCGCGGGTGTCGGGCAGCCGCAGCTACCTGCTGAAGGGCGAGGCGGCCCGGCTGGAGCTGGCCATCCTGACCTTCGCGCTGGACCTGCTGGCCGACCGGGGCTTCGAGATGCTGTCCACCACCGCGCTGGTCCGGCCGGAAACGTTTGTGGGCAGCGGCCACTTTCCCGGCGGCGAGGATCAGGTCTACAAGATCGAGGGCGACGAGCTGATGCTGGCCGGGACGGCGGAGGTGCCGGTCAACAGCCTGTATGCGGGTGAGACCACCCTGACGGAAGCGGACCTACCGCTGCGCTACGCAGCCTACAGCAGCGCCTTCCGTTCGGAGGCCGGGTCGGCGGGGCGCGACGTACGCGGCCTGATCCGGGTCCACGAGTTCAAGAAGGTGGAGCAGTACGTGCTGATGCGCGCCGACGAGGGTGAGGCGCTGCAGATGTTTCAGACGCTGCTCGGCAACGCTGAACACATCCTGCAGGCGCTGGAGCTGCCGTACCGGGTGGTGCAGAACTGTACCGGCGACATGGGGGCCGGCAAGCGCCTGATGTACGACATCGAGACCTGGGTGCCGAGCGAGGCCCTGTACCGTGAGACCCACTCGTGCAGCTACCTGGGCGACTGGCAGGCGCGCCGCACCAACCTGCGCTACCGCGACGAGGCGGGGCGGCTCCACTATGCCTACACGCTCAACAACACCGGCATCGCCGCGCCGCGCATCCTGGTGCCGTTCCTGGAGAACCACCAGCAGGCGGACGGCACGGTCCGGATTCCGGCCGCGCTGCAGCCGTATATGAATGGAC